The Rhododendron vialii isolate Sample 1 chromosome 5a, ASM3025357v1 genome contains a region encoding:
- the LOC131325551 gene encoding nitrate regulatory gene2 protein, which yields MGCTGSKLDDLPAVALCRDRCRFLEEAIRQRYDLAEFHLSYLHSLKTVGVSLNRFFDRDLGGYAAVVEPPSPVLNLPAQRKTVDFEEPSGSPHRKAGHFHSHSDSGSHLHFHSGSDSDDSADSPLHHHYSGNNSPLHHNPYGQIDYADHETLGSYEENGYMGMNYPQNPSSYPQNPSSYPQYPQNPSSYPQYPQNPGYSYNMNMNYMRNKATPSVLYEQRPLSAETVRIDESPSSSYYNNYPQKPSSSYPYNGPPSYGAGGGGGGMNGFFGGSNPQYGGGSYLPPPAGSIAGPSEASSSKQPPPPPSPPRSSAWDFLYPFEGFESYYPPYTPSRDSKELREEEGIPDLEDEDYSSQQEVVKEAYGKRQQRFVDGGKSYAKAAGDVEEEDDDHRDVVKDGADSVYRNKRPSVVMESDPVEYEVHMVDKKVVDNEERSVDRGNVAAFKAPVELRGDAEVLKEIQVQFERASELGSELGKILEVGKIPYKKHGGYHVSSKMLHVFTPSLPLVSSQPSASINAEPSSIANADPAYLENDDDVVVRSGNLSSTLQKLYLWEKKLYEEVKVEEKMRVLHERKSRKLKSLDERGAEAHKIDATRTLVRSLSTKIRIAIQIVDKISVKINKLRDEDLWPQLNDFIQGLTRMWRSMLECHQSQRQAILQARRLDAVASHKHFSDAHLEATLQLEHELLELTFRFSCWVGAQKGFVRALNDWLLKCLLYEPEETADGVVPFSPSRIGAPPIFVICNQWSQALGKISEKEVVDSMRDFANSVLQLWERDKQEMRQRMMANKDMEKKVKNLEREDQKIQKGIQALDKRIVLVSGTGGGLSVGHVYQSETSKTSSLQVSLQHIFEAMERFAANILRTYEELLQRIEEDRKERLARENEEVS from the exons ATGGGCTGCACAGGCTCCAAGCTCGACGACCTCCCGGCGGTGGCGCTCTGCCGCGACCGGTGTCGGTTCCTGGAGGAGGCAATACGCCAGAGGTACGACCTCGCCGAATTCCACCTCTCCTACCTCCACTCCCTCAAGACCGTTGGCGTCTCGCTGAACCGGTTCTTCGACCGGGATCTGGGGGGCTACGCCGCCGTCGTCGAGCCCCCGTCTCCGGTTCTCAACCTCCCGGCCCAGCGGAAGACGGTCGATTTCGAAGAACCCTCCGGTTCGCCGCACCGTAAGGCGGGTCACTTCCACTCCCACTCCGATTCCGGCTCGCACCTCCACTTCCACTCCGGCTCCGATTCCGACGACTCCGCTGACTCTCCCCTGCACCACCACTACTCAGGGAATAATTCCCCCCTGCATCATAATCCTTACGGCCAGATCGATTACGCGGATCACGAAACCCTGGGTTCGTACGAAGAAAACGGGTATATGGGTATGAATTATCCTCAAAACCCTAGTTCATATCCTCAAAACCCTAGTTCATATCCTCAATATCCTCAAAACCCTAGTTCATATCCTCAATATCCTCAAAACCCTGGTTATTCATATAATATGAATATGAATTATATGAGGAACAAAGCCACGCCGTCGGTGTTGTACGAGCAACGGCCCCTGAGCGCGGAGACCGTACGCATAGATGAATCGCCTTCTTCTTCGTACTATAATAATTACCCTCAAAAGCCTAGTTCTTCTTATCCCTATAACGGTCCTCCAAGTTACGGCGCCGGCGGTGGAGGGGGTGGAATGAATGGGTTTTTCGGGGGGTCAAATCCGCAGTACGGTGGTGGTTCTTATCTGCCGCCTCCGGCGGGGTCGATTGCGGGACCGTCGGAGGCTTCAAGCTCGAAACAGCCGCCTCCTCCGCCGTCGCCGCCGAGGAGCTCGGCGTGGGATTTCCTTTACCCTTTTGAGGGTTTTGAGAGCTATTACCCTCCTTACACGCCGAGTCGGGACTCGAAGGAGTtgagggaggaggaggggaTTCCTGATTTGGAGGACGAGGATTATTCTTCGCAGCAAGAAGTGGTGAAGGAAGCGTATGGAAAACGCCAGCAGAGGTTTGTTGATGGTGGGAAAAGTTATGCCAAAGCAGCAGGGGatgttgaagaagaagatgatgatcatAGGGATGTTGTGAAGGATGGGGCGGATTCGGTGTACCGTAATAAGAGGCCTAGTGTTGTAATGGAGAGTGATCCAGTTGAGTATGAGGTGCATATGGTGGACAAGAAAGTTGTGGATAATGAGGAGAGGTCAGTGGATAGAGGAAATGTGGCTGCTTTCAAGGCTCCGGTTGAGTTGAGGGGAGACGCTGAAGTTTTGAAGGAAATTCAGGTTCAGTTCGAGCGAGCTTCGGAGTTGGGGAGTGAGCTTGGAAAGATTCTTGAAGTTGGAAAAATTCCGTATAAGAAACACGGCGGCTATCATG TTTCTTCCAAGATGTTGCATGTATTTACACCTTCGTTACCACTAGTATCATCTCAGCCTTCTGCTTCTATAAATGCCGAGCCATCCTCTATTGCCAATGCCGATCCTGCTTACTTGGAAAATGATGATGATGTGGTGGTGAGGTCTGGAAATCTTTCTTCTACCTTGCAGAAGCTGTACCTATGGGAGAAGAAACTATACGAAGAAGTAAAG GTTGAGGAGAAAATGAGGGTACTCCATGAAAGAAAAAGTCGTAAGTTGAAAAGTTTAGATGAAAGAGGTGCTGAGGCCCATAAAATTGATGCTACAAGAACTCTGGTCAGGAGTCTTTCCACAAAAATAAGGATTGCAATTCAGATTGTTGATAAGATATCTGTGAAGATAAACAAATTGAGGGATGAAGACTTGTGGCCGCAATTGAATGATTTTATCCAAGG GTTAACTCGAATGTGGCGATCCATGCTTGAATGCCATCAAAGCCAACGCCAAGCTATTTTACAAGCTAGACGATTGGATGCTGTTGCATCCCACAAACACTTCAGCGATGCACATCTTGAAGCCACGTTGCAGCTTGAACACGAGCTTCTGGAGTTGACATTCAGATTTTCATGTTGGGTTGGTGCCCAAAAGGGTTTCGTCAGAGCACTGAATGACTGGCTTCTAAAATGTCTTCTGTACGAACCTGAAGAAACAGCTGACGGAGTTGTTCCCTTCTCACCTAGTAGAATAGGTGCACCCCCCATATTCGTTATCTGCAATCAATGGTCACAAGCTTTGGGGAAAATTTCTGAGAAGGAAGTGGTGGATTCTATGCGAGATTTTGCTAATAGTGTGCTTCAGCTTTGGGAGCGGGATAAGCAAGAAATGCGTCAGAGGATGATGGCAAACAAGGATATGGAGAAGAAAGTTAAaaacttagagagagaggaccAGAAGATCCAGAAGGGGATTCAGGCATTGGACAAAAGGATTGTTCTGGTGTCTGGGACTGGCGGTGGACTTTCGGTTGGACATGTGTATCAGAGTGAAACTAGCAAAACTAGTAGTTTGCAGGTGAGTCTgcaacatatttttgaagccaTGGAGAGGTTCGCTGCAAACATATTGAGAACCTATGAGGAGTTGTTGCAACGTATTGAGGAGGATAGAAAAGAGAGACTTGCTCGGGAGAATGAGGAAGTTTCATAG
- the LOC131325553 gene encoding uncharacterized protein LOC131325553, translated as MDSVKAKADYAAFEERVRRTVYVDNLSPQVNESILKSAFDQFGNVCKVEFVPNYAEESNMPRCALVEMDSPELAKELVQAMSNQPFMVFGMPRPVRVCAAEMEMFEDRPQKPGTKITCQWLEPQNPDFTIAKKLKELTRRHAAEASFLHQYQLEEEEYLAKQQAETLEANYKKYELIEKVLKDGTAKRLGHCYGINEFNA; from the exons ATGGATTCAGTGAAAGCGAAAGCAGATTATGCAGCATTTGAAGAGAGGGTGAGGCGGACTGTTTACGTTGACAACCTTTCGCCTCAAGTCAACGAAAGTATTTTAAAATCAGCATTCGATCAATTTGGGAATGTCTGCAAAGTTGAGTTTGTTCCAAACTATGCAGAAGAAAGTAACATGCCACGCTGTGCATTGGTGGAGATGGACTCTCCAGAGCTGGCCAAAGAACTTGTACAGGCAATGAGTAATCAACCCTTCATGGTTTTTGGGATGCCGAGGCCTGTTAGGGTATGTGCTGCTGAAATGGAGATGTTCGAGGATCGCCCGCAAAAGCCTGGGACGAAGATCACTTGCCAGTGGTTAGAGCCACAGAACCCTGATTTCACCATTGCGAAGAAGCTTAAGGAGTTGACAAGGAGACATGCAGCTGAAGCCTCATTCTTGCATCAG TATCAACTGGAAGAGGAAGAGTATCTTGCAAAGCAACAGGCAGAGACCCTTGAGGCAAATTATAAGAAGTATGAGCTGATAGAAAAAGTCCTCAAGGATGGCACCGCAAAAAGGTTGGGTCATTGTTATGGCATCAACGAATTTAATGCTTGA
- the LOC131325554 gene encoding uncharacterized protein LOC131325554, whose protein sequence is MRFLMSPPANVLYNGAYAKGRVTSHKIDQLFNPVLSLYSKLERTKMSSSPLRSKSYHARSVSLPSRSHPLIPQFSEHLCRLSTSEATSSSLPSISNRLSGLENLYDCVDDLLLLPQTQQRLARESNEKWAGEALDGYLRLLDACAATKDIFLQTKDDVKDQLSVLRRKRDASDIGGYLASRKKAKKVIQKLLKDLKSIENKDTLNVPALDKDHESVATFSMLKEVEAVTVSALESLLCYTLGTNVQSRRSGWSLVSKLIHHQRATCQAKETFISEFEKLDAAVHSPINFETMQNQLGELELSIQVVEEVLERLLRRLIRTRVSFLNILNN, encoded by the coding sequence ATGAGATTCTTAATGTCTCCTCCAGCCAATGTCTTATATAATGGAGCTTATGCCAAGGGAAGAGTCACATCTCACAAGATTGATCAATTGTTCAATCCAGTGCTAAGCCTATATTCCAAACTTGAAAGAACAAAAATGTCTTCCTCTCCTTTGAGATCGAAATCCTACCATGCCCGATCTGTTAGCTTGCCTTCTAGATCCCATCCTCTCATTCCTCAATTCAGCGAGCATTTGTGTAGACTAAGTACTTCTGAAGCCACCTCCTCATCATTGCCCTCGATATCAAATAGATTAAGCGGCCTTGAAAATTTGTATGACTGTGTCGATGATTTGCTGCTATTACCACAAACCCAACAAAGATTAGCAAGAGAATCGAATGAGAAATGGGCTGGAGAAGCCTTAGATGGATATCTCAGGCTCTTGGATGCTTGTGCAGCCACTAAAGACATCTTCTTACAAACAAAGGACGATGTGAAAGATCAACTCTCAGTTCTACGAAGAAAACGAGATGCAAGTGACATTGGTGGGTACTTGGCCTCTAGAAAGAAGGCGAAGAAGGTGATCCAGAAGTTACTGAAGGATTTGAAGAGTATTGAAAACAAAGACACACTCAATGTTCCGGCCTTGGACAAAGATCATGAATCTGTTGCAACTTTTAGCATGTTGAAAGAGGTTGAAGCTGTCACTGTTTCCGCACTGGAGTCCTTGTTGTGCTACACTTTGGGAACGAATGTGCAATCAAGGAGAAGTGGGTGGTCTTTGGTTTCCAAACTGATCCACCACCAGAGAGCAACTTGTCAAGCTAAGGAGACATTCATCAGTGAGTTTGAGAAACTAGATGCTGCAGTGCACTCTCCCATCAATTTTGAGACGATGCAAAACCAACTAGGAGAGTTGGAGTTGAGCATCCAAGTAGTGGAGGAAGTTCTAGAGCGCTTGCTTAGGCGTTTAATTAGAACAAGGGTTTCCTTCCTCAACATTCTCAACAACTAG
- the LOC131325552 gene encoding serine/threonine-protein kinase BSK1-like, which translates to MGCCESALGTHPEQEHQPQQQQQGLNPPLNTHPLSSAATTAAGGVPSFSEFSLSDLKAATNNFSPDYIVSESGERAPNLVYKGRLQSRRWIAVKKFTKLAWPDPKQFAEEAWGVGKLRHRRLANLIGYCCDGDERLLVAEYMPNDTLAKHLFHWDKQTIEWAMRLRVALNIAEALDYCSSEGLPLYHDLNAYRVLFDEDGDPRLSCFGLMKNSRDGKSYSTNLAYTPPEYLRTGRVTPESVIYSFGTVLLDLLSGKHIPPSHALDMLRAKNIVLLMDSHLEGKFSAEEATEVIGLASQCLQNEPRERPSIKGLAASLDPLQTKSDVPSHIMLGISKQVEAPPTPQRPLSPMGDACSRMDLTAIHEILVKMHYRDDEGTNELSFQEWTQQMKEMLDARKRGDSAFRDKDFRTAIDNYSQFINVGTMVSPTVHARRSLCYLLCDQPDAALRDAMQAQNISPDWPVAFYMQSVALAKLDMHQDAADMLNEAAGLEEKRQKGGRGS; encoded by the exons atgggCTGCTGTGAATCGGCGTTAGGGACACACCCAGAACAGGAGCATCAAccccagcagcagcagcagggcCTAAACCCACCGTTGAACACCCACCCACTTTCCTCCGCCGCCACCACTGCAGCTGGGGGAGTCCCTTCCTTCTCTGAATTCTCTCTATCTGACCTCAAGGCAGCCACCAACAACTTCAGCCCGGACTACATCGTATCTGAAAGCGGCGAAAGAGCCCCCAATCTTGTCTACAAGGGCCGCCTGCAGAGCCGCCGTTGGATCGCCGTCAAGAAGTTCACCAAATTGGCCTGGCCTGATCCCAAGCAATTCGCG GAAGAGGCATGGGGTGTTGGGAAGCTGCGGCATCGGAGGCTTGCGAATTTGATTGGGTACTGCTGTGATGGAGATGAGAGGTTGCTTGTGGCTGAGTACATGCCCAATGACACTCTTGCTAAGCATCTATTTCACT GGGATAAGCAGACTATTGAATGGGCAATGCGTTTGAGAGTAGCACTTAATATAGCTGAAGCCTTAGACTATTGCAGCTCCGAAGGTCTTCCATTGTACCATGACCTGAATGCTTACAGGGTTCTTTTTGACGAG GATGGTGATCCACGGCTTTCATGTTTTGGCTTGATGAAGAATAGTAGGGATGGGAAAAGCTATAGCACAAATCTTGCCTACACACCTCCAGAGTATCTACGAACTG GAAGGGTCACTCCTGAAAGTGTTATATATAGCTTTGGCACTGTCCTTTTGGATCTGCTTAGTGGAAAGCACATCCCTCCGAGTCAT GCTCTTGATATGCTACGCGCCAAGAACATTGTTCTCTTAATGGATTCACACTTGGAGGGCAAATTTTCCGCAGAAGAAGCGACAGAGGTGATTGGTCTCGCCTCACAATGTTTGCAAAATGAACCTAGAGAGCGGCCTAGTATCAAGGGCCTTGCTGCGTCTCTTGATCCACTGCAAACGAAATCTGAT GTTCCTTCTCATATCATGCTTGGGATTTCAAAGCAAGTGGAAGCCCCGCCAACCCCTCAACGCCCTCTTTCACCAATGGGGGATGCATGCTCGCGGATGGACCTCACCGCAATCCATGAAATCTTGGTTAAGATGCATTATCGGGACGATGAAGGAACTAATGAG TTGTCTTTCCAAGAGTGGACCCAACAGATGAAAGAGATGCTGGATGCAAGAAAACGTGGGGACTCTGCCTTTCGTGACAAGGATTTTAGAACTGCCATTGATAACTATTCTCAG TTTATCAATGTGGGAACCATGGTCTCCCCAACAGTTCACGCACGGCGAAGCCTATGTTATCTCCTTTGTGATCAACCCGATGCTGCTCTTAGAGACGCAATGCAAGCACAAAACATCAGCCCAGATTGGCCAGTCGCCTTTTACATGCAATCGGTTGCCCTTGCGAAGCTGGACATGCACCAGGACGCCGCTGATATGTTGAATGAAGCTGCTGGACTTGAAGAGAAGAGGCAAAAGGGTGGGAGAGGATCATGA